One window from the genome of Salvelinus sp. IW2-2015 linkage group LG30, ASM291031v2, whole genome shotgun sequence encodes:
- the LOC111955316 gene encoding trophoblast glycoprotein — protein MLDLALRMVFCALFCSISARASGCPLRCECSEAAHTVKCVSKDLRSVPSGIPGYTRNLFITGNQISRIGPESFKGLDNITTLSLSNNRITEVESQTFSGLRSLRSLDLSSNQLSVINPEAFTVPGHTLRELNLSRALYNHSSLVNLAMSLRWSTLVELRTLDLSGNRLIYLPSHTFSYLGGLRRLILANNSLVALHNGTFSGLDSLEQLDLTLNALRTVQEEGLAELASLPPGVRLLLGENPWTCICGMEPFAAWLNSSQGHVGDAEGLVCAFPSDMRNTSLLRLAAGQAGAGGDGVALGCHMVGEGADLALQTSYVFLGIVLGFVGLVFLLVLYLNRQGIKKRINDMREACTEVLEGYHYRYEHDSDPRLSQVSTTADI, from the exons ATGCTGGATTTGGCTCTTCGGATGGTTTTCTGTGCGCTGTTCTGTTCGATTTCTGCGCGCGCATCCGGGTGCCCTCTTCGTTGCGAATGCTCCGAAGCTGCTCACACGGTGAAGTGTGTTTCCAAAGACTTGCGGAGTGTCCCGTCTGGGATACCAGGGTACACGAGGAATCTGTTCATAACGGGAAACCAGATCAGCAGAATTGGACCGGAATCGTTCAAAGGGCTGGACAATATAACAACGCTGTCACTGAGTAACAATAG gaTAACAGAGGTAGAGTCTCAGACGTTCTCTGGGTTGCGTTCCCTCCGCTCTCTGGACCTGAGCTCCAACCAGCTGTCTGTCATCAACCCAGAGGCCTTCACTGTTCCGGGCCACACTCTCAGGGAGCTCAACCTCAGCCGAGCTCTCTACAACCACTCCTCTCTCGTGAACCTGGCTATGTCMCTTCGCTGGTCCACCCTGGTTGAGCTCCGGACCCTGGACCTGTCAGGGAACAGGCTAATCTACCTGCCCTCTCACACCTTCTCCTACCTTGGGGGCCTGCGGAGGCTCATCCTGGCCAACAACTCCCTGGTGGCCCTCCACAATGGCACCTTCTCTGGGCTGGACTCTCTGGAGCAGCTAGATCTGACCCTTAATGCTCTGCGGACCGTCCAGGAGGAGGGCCTGGCTGAGCTGGCCTCTCTGCCCCCCGGGGTGAGACTCCTTCTAGGGGAGAACCCCTGGACCTGTATCTGTGGCATGGAGCCCTTCGCTGCCTGGCTCAACTCCTCCCAGGGGCATGTGGGGGACGCAGAGGGCCTGGTGTGTGCCTTCCCCTCAGACATGAGGAACACCTCTCTGCTGAGGCTGGCGGCTGGACAGGCTGGGGCGGGCGGGGACGGGGTGGCCCTGGGATGCCACATGGTGGGTGAGGGGGCGGACCTGGCCCTCCAGACTTCCTACGTGTTCCTTGGGATCGTCCTGGGCTTCGTGGGACTCGTCTTCCTCTTGGTCCTCTACCTCAACCGGCAGGGCATCAAGAAGAGGATCAATGACATGCGGGAAGCGTGCACGGAGGTGTTGGAGGGATACCACTACCGCTACGAGCACGACTCCGACCCCAGGCTCTCtcaggtctccaccacagcagacATTTGA
- the LOC111955258 gene encoding uncharacterized protein yields MAFGIHLWILLLCSMFSEPLRSACAPHDAQRLRGYMYSGSSQVEDEQTQPGDGYPQDQIKPAFSTSSSVQSDATPRETGPNTHNQELSLRGSASSSIQPAPRMLGLSGSIASRTSVSHNKRHTLASITSGQSVTNPSAVKMVSSWEAKGIQPKTFPLQPLSSNSGSVHNFLGSHLFKSTPQNSVAQSGIYQSVREMASTPNLQAPSRGSSGTSFRSGPLHFGSTEGGSATNVYKPSFSQYVKPYQSRHASASSGSTSSQYAQTSAQRIDGASRSSSIPISSLXSISSLFTPSSTPSRNSYGTYKPGSTLGATPRQSLFPSNQGGSGSIYSQNVLAANQKPSSTTPAESNHRQVSGQMGHYQPSYVASSGPISILHSSAQAGSSSTYVQKPSSXXPAESNHRQVSGQMGHYQPSYVASGGPISILHSSAQAGSSSTYVQKPSSSKPAPRQSYQPSYSPNAVKSIPSYAKGPTQSIFFNLHGPTQSRTSSTTTTPQNFALVSIYNIPARYGGTHIRRLQDHIHRGRNASTSHSKTSSSVNKXQQNHTLPAKQEGPSTTFVQVSRSTRWEPRT; encoded by the exons ATGGCTTTTGGAATTCATTTGTG GATTCTGTTGCTTTGctccatgttctcagaacctTTAAGATCTGCTTGTGCTCCACATG ATGCCCAGAGATTAAGAGGCTACATGTATTCTGGCTCTTCCCAAGTGGAAGATGAACAGACACAACCAGGTGATGGCTATCCTCAGGATCAAATCAAACCAGCTTTTAGTACTTCAAGTTCTGTCCAGAGTGATGCTACTCCCAGAGAGACTGGACCCAACACCCATAACCAGGAACTATCCCTCAGAGGCTCTGCTTCAAGCTCTATCCAGCCTGCCCCAAGAATGTTAGGCCTCTCTGGCTCTATAGCCAGTAGAACCTCTGTCAGCCACAACAAGCGTCACACCCTTGCCAGTATAACCTCAGGCCAAAGTGTCACTAACCCTAGTGCAGTGAAGATGGTTTCAAGTTGGGAAGCAAAGGGAATTCAGCCCAAAACCTTTCCATTACAGCCTCTTTCAAGCAACTCTGGATCTGTTCATAATTTCCTGGGAAGCCATTTATTCAAATCAACCCCCCAGAATTCTGTGGCACAAAGTGGAATCTACCAGTCCGTAAGGGAAATGGCTTCCACCCCTAACCTTCAAGCTCCCTCACGTGGTTCTTCAGGAACTTCATTTAGATCAGGTCCTCTGCATTTTGGGTCTACTGAAGGTGGGAGTGCAACAAATGTGTACAAGCCCAGCTTCTCTCAATATGTCAAGCCATACCAGAGCAGACATGCCTCTGCCAGTAGTGGTTCAACTTCTAGTCAATATGCCCAAACTTCTGCCCAGAGAATAGATGGAGCCTCCAGAAGCAGCAGTATCCCTATATCTAGCCTGGRGTCTATCTCCAGTCTCTTTACCCCAAGTTCTACGCCTAGTAGAAACTCCTATGGAACCTACAAGCCTGGCTCTACCCTTGGTGCAACACCACGCCAGAGCCTGTTTCCCTCTAACCAGGGTGGCAGTGGTTCAATCTACAGCCAGAATGTCCTTGCCGCCAACCAGAAGCCAAGCAGCACTACACCTGCCGAAAGCAACCACAGGCAAGTCTCTGGTCAGATGGGGCACTACCAGCCTAGCTATGTTGCCAGTAGTGGGCCAATCTCCATCCTCCACAGTTCTGCCCAGGCTGGCAGCTCTTCAACCTATGTGCAGAAACCAAGCAGCWCTAKACCTGCCGAAAGCAACCACAGGCAAGTCTCTGGTCAGATGGGGCACTACCAGCCTAGCTATGTTGCCAGCGGTGGGCCAATCTCCATCCTCCACAGTTCTGCCCAGGCTGGCAGCTCTTCAACCTATGTGCAGAAACCAAGCAGCTCTAAACCTGCCCCCAGGCAAAGCTATCAGCCCAGCTATTCTCCCAATGCTGTGAAGTCAATCCCTAGCTATGCCAAAGGACCTACCCAGAGCATTTTCTTTAACCTCCATGGCCCTACCCAGAGCAGGACTAGCAGTACCACCACCACACCTCAAAACTTTGCACTGGTCTCCATCTACAACATCCCAGCACGCTACGGTGGCACTCATATCCGTCGGCTCCAAGACCATATTCATCGTGGGCGTAATGCCTCCACTAGCCACTCCAAAACCAGCTCAAGTGTTAACAAGRCACAGCAAAACCACACTCTGCCTGCCAAGCAGGAAGGCCCCAGCACCACCTTCGTCCAAGTCTCACGCTCTACTAGATGGGAGCCCAGAACATGA